Proteins co-encoded in one Micropterus dolomieu isolate WLL.071019.BEF.003 ecotype Adirondacks linkage group LG19, ASM2129224v1, whole genome shotgun sequence genomic window:
- the mtmr7a gene encoding myotubularin-related protein 7a isoform X1: MEHIRLPKVENVRLLDRVSPRRSTVGTIYLTATHTIFVENAAGARNETWVLHSLVSSVEKQAATASGCPLIIHCKNFQVLHFVIPREPECHDVHLSLQRLSQPESYEELYCFSYKPNVDEEERRQEWDFLDVNTDYSRMGLPNSLWKLSPVNQHYKVSDTYPAALFVPDSAAPPVIVGSSKFRSRGRFPTLSYYSRENHAAICRSSQPLSGFSARCLEDEQMLEAILRSNPRSDFMYVVDTRPKLNAIANRAAGKGYENEDNYSNIKFQFIGIENIHVMRNSQQKMLDVCELRSPSMSHFLEGLESSGWLKHIKAVLDAGIFIAKAVAEEGVSVLVHCSDGWDRTAQVCSVACVLLDPYYRTLRGLMVLIEKDWVSFGHKFSHRCNHLVGDPKEVSPIIDQFLECVWQLMEQFPCAFEFNERFLITIHSHIYSCQYGNFIGNNQRERKELGLCERTHSLWSYLMTSQVDYINPLYRPDHSQTQGLLQPSTAPYCFKFWRGLYNRFDRGMHPRQSVEDYLSAIQEETQQLEEQLASHKQKIAQLEQEQGWPVTQKATTFDKSPTAWAHGNDFRLANTPQDYTGGFITSSPCQSKAPDSSLILLPQELRQTSESSLSNGSDQESGIADLSCRSPLSEDSTRDPDSDEAAYSTA, encoded by the exons ATGGAGCACATCCGACTACCAAAG GTGGAGAATGTCAGGCTGCTTGACCGAGTCTCCCCTAGAAGGAGTACGGTGGGCACCATCTACCTGACAGCCACTCACACCATCTTTGTGGAGAACGCAGCTGGAGCGCGCAATGAAACATGG GTGCTTCACAGTTTGGTGTCCAGCGTGGAGAAACAAGCCGCCACAGCCTCAGGATGTCCCCTGATCATTCACTGCAAGAACTTCCAGGTTCTTCATTTTGTCATACCTCGAGAGCCCGAGTGCCATGACGTTCACCTGTCCCTACAGCGTCTTTCCCAGCCAG AGAGTTACGAGGAGCTGTATTGCTTCTCCTATAAGCCTAACgtggatgaggaggagagaaggcAGGAATGGGACTTCTTGGACGTCAACACTGATTATAGCAGAATGGGACTCCCAAACTCCCTGTGGAAACTCTCCCCTGTTAACCAACACTACAAG GTGAGTGACACTTACCCCGCTGCCCTGTTTGTACCCGATTCTGCCGCACCTCCGGTCATAGTTGGGAGCTCCAAGTTCAGAAGCAGAGGCAGATTTCCAACTCTGTCATACTACTCCAGAGAAAATCAT GCTGCCATCTGCCGTAGCAGCCAGCCCCTGTCAGGTTTCAGCGCTCGCTGCCTGGAGGACGAACAGATGCTGGAGGCTATCTTGAGGTCCAACCCCCGCAGCGACTTCATGTATGTGGTGGACACTAGGCCTAAG CTGAATGCAATCGCAAACCGAGCTGCAGGAAAAGGCTACGAAAATGAAGACAACTATTCCAACATTAAGTTCCAGTTCATCGGCATCGAGAACATCCACGTTATGAGAAACAGCCAACAAAAAATGCTAGATG TGTGTGAGCTGCGTTCCCCCTCCATGTCCCACTTCCTGGAAGGTCTGGAGAGCTCAGGCTGGCTGAAGCACATCAAAGCTGTTTTGGATGCAGGCATCTTCATCGCCAAG GCTGTTGCAGAAGAGGGTGTCAGTGTCCTGGTTCATTGTTCAGACGGTTGGGACCGCACCGCCCAGGTGTGTTCAGTGGCCTGTGTACTGCTGGATCCGTACTACAGGACCCTCAGAGGACTCATG GTTCTCATCGAGAAAGACTGGGTCTCGTTTGGACACAAGTTCTCTCACAG GTGCAACCACCTGGTCGGAGACCCTAAAGAGGTATCTCCCATCATCGATCAGTTCCTGGAGTGTGTGTGGCAGCTCATGGAGCAGTTCCCCTGTGCCTTTGAGTTCAACGAGAGGTTCCTCATCACCATTCACAGTCACATCTACTCCTGCCAGTATGGCAACTTCATTGGTAACAACCAGCGGGAGAGGAAAGAGCTCGG ATTGTGTGAGAGGACTCACTCTTTGTGGAGTTATCTAATGACGAGCCAGGTAGACTACATCAACCCTCTGTACCGACCAGACCACAGCCAGACACAGGGGCTCCTCCAGCCATCTACTGCCCCCTACTGCTTTAA GTTTTGGAGAGGGCTGTACAACCGTTTTGACCGAGGGATGCATCCTCGACAGTCAGTGGAGGATTATCTGAGTGCCATCCAAGAGGAGacacagcagctggaggagcagctggCTTCACACAAACAG AAAATTGCTCAGCTGGAGCAGGAGCAGGGGTGGCCTGTCACCCAGAAAGCAACCACCTTTGATAAGAGCCCCACGGCATGGGCTCATGGGAATGACTTCAGGCTGGCCAACACCCCTCAGGATTACACCGGGGGCTTCATCACCAGCAGCCCCTGTCAGTCTAAAGCACCAGACAGCAGCCTGATCCTCCTGCCCCAGGAATTGAGGCAAACGTCGGAATCCAGCCTTTCCAACGGCAGCGACCAGGAGTCAGGGATTGCAGACCTGAGCTGTCGTTCACCTCTCAGCGAGGACAGCACCCGGGATCCAGACTCTGATGAAGCTGCCTACTCCACTGCCTGA
- the mtmr7a gene encoding myotubularin-related protein 7a isoform X2, with the protein MEHIRLPKVENVRLLDRVSPRRSTVGTIYLTATHTIFVENAAGARNETWVLHSLVSSVEKQAATASGCPLIIHCKNFQVLHFVIPREPECHDVHLSLQRLSQPESYEELYCFSYKPNVDEEERRQEWDFLDVNTDYSRMGLPNSLWKLSPVNQHYKVSDTYPAALFVPDSAAPPVIVGSSKFRSRGRFPTLSYYSRENHAAICRSSQPLSGFSARCLEDEQMLEAILRSNPRSDFMYVVDTRPKLNAIANRAAGKGYENEDNYSNIKFQFIGIENIHVMRNSQQKMLDVCELRSPSMSHFLEGLESSGWLKHIKAVLDAGIFIAKVLIEKDWVSFGHKFSHRCNHLVGDPKEVSPIIDQFLECVWQLMEQFPCAFEFNERFLITIHSHIYSCQYGNFIGNNQRERKELGLCERTHSLWSYLMTSQVDYINPLYRPDHSQTQGLLQPSTAPYCFKFWRGLYNRFDRGMHPRQSVEDYLSAIQEETQQLEEQLASHKQKIAQLEQEQGWPVTQKATTFDKSPTAWAHGNDFRLANTPQDYTGGFITSSPCQSKAPDSSLILLPQELRQTSESSLSNGSDQESGIADLSCRSPLSEDSTRDPDSDEAAYSTA; encoded by the exons ATGGAGCACATCCGACTACCAAAG GTGGAGAATGTCAGGCTGCTTGACCGAGTCTCCCCTAGAAGGAGTACGGTGGGCACCATCTACCTGACAGCCACTCACACCATCTTTGTGGAGAACGCAGCTGGAGCGCGCAATGAAACATGG GTGCTTCACAGTTTGGTGTCCAGCGTGGAGAAACAAGCCGCCACAGCCTCAGGATGTCCCCTGATCATTCACTGCAAGAACTTCCAGGTTCTTCATTTTGTCATACCTCGAGAGCCCGAGTGCCATGACGTTCACCTGTCCCTACAGCGTCTTTCCCAGCCAG AGAGTTACGAGGAGCTGTATTGCTTCTCCTATAAGCCTAACgtggatgaggaggagagaaggcAGGAATGGGACTTCTTGGACGTCAACACTGATTATAGCAGAATGGGACTCCCAAACTCCCTGTGGAAACTCTCCCCTGTTAACCAACACTACAAG GTGAGTGACACTTACCCCGCTGCCCTGTTTGTACCCGATTCTGCCGCACCTCCGGTCATAGTTGGGAGCTCCAAGTTCAGAAGCAGAGGCAGATTTCCAACTCTGTCATACTACTCCAGAGAAAATCAT GCTGCCATCTGCCGTAGCAGCCAGCCCCTGTCAGGTTTCAGCGCTCGCTGCCTGGAGGACGAACAGATGCTGGAGGCTATCTTGAGGTCCAACCCCCGCAGCGACTTCATGTATGTGGTGGACACTAGGCCTAAG CTGAATGCAATCGCAAACCGAGCTGCAGGAAAAGGCTACGAAAATGAAGACAACTATTCCAACATTAAGTTCCAGTTCATCGGCATCGAGAACATCCACGTTATGAGAAACAGCCAACAAAAAATGCTAGATG TGTGTGAGCTGCGTTCCCCCTCCATGTCCCACTTCCTGGAAGGTCTGGAGAGCTCAGGCTGGCTGAAGCACATCAAAGCTGTTTTGGATGCAGGCATCTTCATCGCCAAG GTTCTCATCGAGAAAGACTGGGTCTCGTTTGGACACAAGTTCTCTCACAG GTGCAACCACCTGGTCGGAGACCCTAAAGAGGTATCTCCCATCATCGATCAGTTCCTGGAGTGTGTGTGGCAGCTCATGGAGCAGTTCCCCTGTGCCTTTGAGTTCAACGAGAGGTTCCTCATCACCATTCACAGTCACATCTACTCCTGCCAGTATGGCAACTTCATTGGTAACAACCAGCGGGAGAGGAAAGAGCTCGG ATTGTGTGAGAGGACTCACTCTTTGTGGAGTTATCTAATGACGAGCCAGGTAGACTACATCAACCCTCTGTACCGACCAGACCACAGCCAGACACAGGGGCTCCTCCAGCCATCTACTGCCCCCTACTGCTTTAA GTTTTGGAGAGGGCTGTACAACCGTTTTGACCGAGGGATGCATCCTCGACAGTCAGTGGAGGATTATCTGAGTGCCATCCAAGAGGAGacacagcagctggaggagcagctggCTTCACACAAACAG AAAATTGCTCAGCTGGAGCAGGAGCAGGGGTGGCCTGTCACCCAGAAAGCAACCACCTTTGATAAGAGCCCCACGGCATGGGCTCATGGGAATGACTTCAGGCTGGCCAACACCCCTCAGGATTACACCGGGGGCTTCATCACCAGCAGCCCCTGTCAGTCTAAAGCACCAGACAGCAGCCTGATCCTCCTGCCCCAGGAATTGAGGCAAACGTCGGAATCCAGCCTTTCCAACGGCAGCGACCAGGAGTCAGGGATTGCAGACCTGAGCTGTCGTTCACCTCTCAGCGAGGACAGCACCCGGGATCCAGACTCTGATGAAGCTGCCTACTCCACTGCCTGA